The segment GGCGTTCTGGGAGACCAGCGGGGGGCTCATTTTGCGATTGCTGTCGCAGAACGCCGGCATCTCGTGGGTTGAGAGGGAATTCGATTTGTATCTCCTTCGCTTTTACCCGACCTCCGGCGAGGGGGATCCGCTGGTGATTCCGCTTGGGGGCACGCGCACGGGGGGGCTGACCGAGGCCCCGCCGTCGGGCGCCCGCCTGCAGTTCGGACTCATTTATCAGCTCGCGAGGCGCATGCTCGCCCAGGTCGACCGCCCCGAGAACATTGCCGACCTGTCGATCGCCAGTCACCCCCTGATGCAGCCCGGTCCGTACCGCCGCGACAATCTGGCCATGCTGCTGGCACTGGTGACCGCGGAGCAGGTGATGGGTTTGGACTCCACATTCGATGCGTACCAGTCGGCGTACTGGAAGCACCGTCATCCCGGGCGCGAGATATTCGAGGAATATTTGCTCAAAGAATGGATCCTGACACCGGACCGTCCGCTGGCCACGTGGATTGCCCGTGAACCTTATGGCTCTCGGCTGGTGACGGCCGTGCGTCCTCAGCGCC is part of the Candidatus Zixiibacteriota bacterium genome and harbors:
- a CDS encoding PDZ domain-containing protein, which translates into the protein MIDNAVALQTGLYQDYYRTHSAEADLRWVRDNDSSLVAFWETSGGLILRLLSQNAGISWVEREFDLYLLRFYPTSGEGDPLVIPLGGTRTGGLTEAPPSGARLQFGLIYQLARRMLAQVDRPENIADLSIASHPLMQPGPYRRDNLAMLLALVTAEQVMGLDSTFDAYQSAYWKHRHPGREIFEEYLLKEWILTPDRPLATWIAREPYGSRLVTAVRPQRPARAGDGAARQRVEGLPLKGRLGFSVGIDERNRLVVDKLDPERLAFASGLHEGDIIRQVDGARVTSQKQLIERIIRGLNGIGATLSIQRDGQPMTVILRPRQAAPLTDEYFWNEVDSPRYDYPQSPDASGDSSAPNE